One genomic window of Streptomyces sp. NBC_01276 includes the following:
- a CDS encoding SGNH/GDSL hydrolase family protein, which yields MSRARTARRIAAGAAYGGGGLGLVGVATVGLVLAEVQFAKRTVGTGLPDPPRADGLYGSEFSGPELSPGPLRMGMLGDSTAAGLGVRRARQTPGALLASGLAAVAERPVELRNVALSGARSDDLDRQVGLLLDGDAPPPDVCVIMIGANDVTRRMPLTQSVRFLTGAVRRLRLAGSEVVVGTCPDLGTIEPVYQPLRWMARRVSRQLAAAQTIGVVALGARTISMGDLLGPEFAANPREMFGPDSYHPSAEGYATAAMAILPTLCAALGLWPGSDRLDVSRDEDMLPVAKAASAAAGEAGTEVTAARGPWALLKHRRRRRVPAEDVPAPLPGAPSPPGR from the coding sequence GTGTCCAGGGCGAGAACGGCCCGCCGGATCGCGGCGGGGGCAGCGTACGGCGGGGGCGGACTCGGACTGGTGGGGGTCGCCACGGTGGGGCTCGTACTGGCCGAGGTGCAGTTCGCGAAGCGGACGGTGGGCACCGGGCTGCCGGATCCGCCGCGCGCCGACGGGCTGTACGGGAGCGAGTTCTCCGGGCCCGAGCTGAGTCCCGGTCCGCTGCGGATGGGCATGCTGGGCGACTCGACGGCGGCCGGGCTGGGCGTGCGCCGGGCCCGCCAGACTCCGGGGGCGCTGCTGGCGTCCGGGCTGGCGGCGGTGGCGGAGCGACCGGTGGAGCTCCGCAACGTCGCGCTGTCCGGGGCCAGGTCGGACGACCTGGACCGCCAGGTGGGCCTGCTGCTGGACGGGGACGCCCCGCCGCCGGACGTGTGCGTGATCATGATCGGGGCGAACGACGTGACGCGGCGGATGCCGCTGACGCAGTCGGTCCGGTTCCTGACCGGGGCGGTGCGCAGGCTGCGGCTCGCGGGCTCAGAGGTCGTGGTCGGCACCTGCCCGGACCTGGGCACGATCGAGCCGGTGTACCAGCCGCTGCGGTGGATGGCCCGGCGGGTCTCGCGCCAGCTGGCCGCCGCGCAGACCATCGGCGTGGTGGCGCTGGGCGCCCGCACGATCTCGATGGGGGACCTGCTGGGGCCGGAGTTCGCGGCGAACCCGCGCGAGATGTTCGGCCCGGACTCGTACCACCCTTCTGCGGAGGGGTACGCGACCGCGGCGATGGCGATACTGCCGACGCTGTGCGCGGCGCTGGGCCTGTGGCCGGGGTCGGACCGGCTGGACGTCTCGCGGGACGAGGACATGCTGCCGGTGGCCAAGGCGGCGTCGGCGGCGGCCGGCGAGGCGGGCACGGAGGTCACCGCGGCCCGGGGCCCGTGGGCCCTGCTCAAACACCGCAGGCGCCGCCGGGTCCCGGCGGAAGACGTCCCGGCGCCCCTGCCCGGGGCTCCCTCACCCCCGGGGCGCTGA
- a CDS encoding alpha/beta hydrolase produces MAARPTPVVFIHGLWLHSTSWEGWADVFRDAGYEPVLPEWPGVPPTVAEARLRGDDQAGVGLTEIADAHARVIRSLDVPPVLVGHSVGGFIAQHLLGEGLGAAAVAICPGQIRGVKAIGPAQARSTFAFLSNPANTRRAVSLSPEQFRYAFANAVPEHEADELYEKWTIPSPARPLFQLALGNFTPHSPARVDTANRTRGPLLLLSGKLDHTVPDILTRSTLKRYRHSAAITEYRRFDDRGHSLTVDHGWPELADASLTWLRRTTSLAAAS; encoded by the coding sequence ATGGCCGCCCGACCCACCCCCGTGGTCTTCATCCACGGCCTGTGGCTCCACTCCACCAGCTGGGAAGGCTGGGCCGACGTCTTCCGCGACGCGGGTTACGAACCGGTCCTGCCCGAGTGGCCCGGCGTCCCGCCGACGGTCGCCGAGGCCCGACTGCGCGGGGACGACCAGGCCGGCGTCGGCCTCACGGAGATCGCCGACGCCCACGCCCGGGTCATCCGCTCGCTCGACGTCCCGCCCGTCCTCGTGGGGCACTCGGTCGGCGGTTTCATCGCCCAGCACCTGCTGGGCGAGGGCCTGGGCGCGGCGGCCGTGGCGATCTGCCCCGGCCAGATCCGGGGCGTCAAGGCCATCGGCCCCGCCCAGGCCAGGTCGACGTTCGCGTTCCTGAGCAACCCCGCCAACACCCGGCGGGCCGTCTCCCTCAGCCCCGAGCAGTTCCGCTACGCCTTCGCCAACGCCGTCCCGGAACACGAGGCGGACGAGCTGTACGAGAAGTGGACGATCCCCAGCCCCGCCCGGCCGCTGTTCCAGCTGGCCCTCGGCAACTTCACCCCGCACTCGCCGGCCCGCGTCGACACCGCCAACCGGACCCGGGGGCCGCTGCTCCTGCTCTCCGGCAAGCTCGACCACACCGTCCCCGACATCCTGACCCGCTCCACGCTCAAGCGGTACCGGCACTCCGCCGCGATCACCGAGTACCGGCGCTTCGACGACCGGGGCCACTCCCTGACCGTCGACCACGGCTGGCCCGAACTCGCCGACGCCTCCCTCACCTGGCTGCGCCGCACCACGTCCCTGGCCGCCGCGAGCTGA
- the hutU gene encoding urocanate hydratase, with product MSGPRPVRAARGTELSTLGWQQEAALRMLQNNLDPEVAEHPDKLVVYGGTGKAARDWRSYDAMVRTLRTLKQDETMLVQSGRPVGVMQTHEWAPRVLLANSNLVGDWANWEEFRRLEHLGLTMYGQMTAGSWIYIGTQGILQGTYETFAAVAAKKFGGTLAGTITLTAGLGGMGGAQPLAVTMNDGVAICIDVDPRAIERRIEHRYLDVKADNLRHALQLAVEARDARKPLSIGLLGNAAELLPQMLAEGAPIDIVTDQTSAHDPLAYLPVGVDFDDMAAYAAKDPAGFTTRARESMARHVEAMVGFMDAGSEVFDYGNSIRGEAQLAGYDRAFAFPGFVPAYIRPLFCEGKGPFRWAALSGEASDIHKTDKAMLELFPENESLHRWIKMAGERVHFQGLPARICWLGYGERDKAGERFNEMVADGTLAAPLAIGRDHLDCGSVASPYRETEAMLDGSDAIADWPLLNAMVNVASGASWVSIHHGGGVGMGRSIHAGQVTVADGTKLAGEKIRRVLTNDPGMGVIRHVDAGYDIAESVADERGVRVPMREGDA from the coding sequence ATGTCAGGACCCCGCCCCGTACGGGCCGCGCGAGGCACCGAGCTCAGCACCCTGGGATGGCAGCAGGAGGCCGCCCTGCGCATGCTGCAGAACAACCTCGACCCCGAGGTCGCGGAGCACCCCGACAAGCTGGTCGTCTACGGCGGCACCGGCAAGGCCGCGCGCGACTGGCGCTCGTACGACGCCATGGTGCGCACCCTGCGGACCCTCAAGCAGGACGAGACCATGCTGGTCCAGTCCGGCCGCCCGGTCGGCGTGATGCAGACCCACGAGTGGGCGCCGCGCGTCCTGCTCGCCAACTCCAACCTGGTCGGCGACTGGGCCAACTGGGAGGAGTTCCGCCGCCTGGAGCACCTGGGCCTGACCATGTACGGCCAGATGACGGCCGGTTCCTGGATCTACATCGGCACCCAGGGCATCCTCCAGGGCACCTACGAGACCTTCGCGGCCGTCGCCGCCAAGAAGTTCGGCGGGACCCTCGCCGGCACGATCACCCTCACCGCCGGCCTCGGCGGCATGGGCGGCGCCCAGCCGCTGGCCGTGACGATGAACGACGGCGTCGCCATCTGCATCGACGTCGACCCGCGCGCCATCGAGCGCCGCATCGAGCACCGCTACCTGGACGTCAAGGCCGACAACCTCCGCCACGCCCTCCAGCTGGCCGTCGAGGCCCGCGACGCCCGCAAGCCGCTCTCCATCGGCCTCCTCGGCAACGCCGCCGAGCTGCTGCCGCAGATGCTGGCCGAGGGCGCCCCGATCGACATCGTGACGGACCAGACCTCCGCCCACGACCCGCTCGCCTACCTCCCCGTCGGCGTCGACTTCGACGACATGGCCGCCTACGCCGCCAAGGACCCGGCGGGCTTCACCACCCGCGCCCGCGAGTCCATGGCCCGCCACGTCGAGGCCATGGTCGGCTTCATGGACGCCGGCTCCGAGGTCTTCGACTACGGCAACTCCATCCGCGGCGAGGCCCAGCTGGCCGGCTACGACCGCGCGTTCGCCTTCCCCGGCTTCGTCCCCGCCTACATCCGGCCGCTGTTCTGCGAGGGCAAGGGCCCCTTCCGCTGGGCGGCGCTGTCCGGCGAGGCCTCGGACATCCACAAGACCGACAAGGCGATGCTGGAGCTCTTCCCGGAGAACGAGTCCCTGCACCGCTGGATCAAGATGGCCGGCGAGCGCGTCCACTTCCAGGGCCTGCCCGCCCGCATCTGCTGGCTCGGCTACGGCGAGCGCGACAAGGCCGGCGAGCGCTTCAACGAGATGGTCGCCGACGGCACCCTCGCCGCCCCGCTGGCCATCGGCCGCGACCACCTCGACTGCGGCTCGGTCGCCTCCCCGTACCGCGAGACGGAGGCCATGCTCGACGGCTCCGACGCGATCGCCGACTGGCCGCTGCTCAACGCCATGGTCAACGTCGCCTCCGGCGCCTCCTGGGTCTCCATCCACCACGGCGGCGGTGTCGGCATGGGCCGCTCCATCCACGCCGGCCAGGTCACCGTCGCCGACGGCACCAAGCTCGCGGGCGAGAAGATCCGCCGCGTGCTCACCAACGACCCCGGCATGGGCGTCATCCGCCACGTCGACGCCGGCTACGACATCGCCGAGTCGGTCGCCGACGAGCGGGGCGTGCGCGTCCCGATGCGCGAGGGCGACGCGTGA
- a CDS encoding Bax inhibitor-1/YccA family protein, translating into MRSSNPVFSRRGFSRDNGGYAGFEAQHAQAGTATNPYATNPYATDPTTGMPAAPVRGNAMTIDDVVSRTAMTLGTLIVTATLAWITLPVDPANVNKSYGFAVGAALVAFVLAMIQSFKRKPSPALILGYAAFEGVFLGVISMVTSTYISPGVVVQAVLGTMCVFAAVLFAYKMRWIRVTRRFTGFVMAAALGFVLLMLANSLFALFGGGDGLGFRSGGLGIVFGLLGVVLGACFLAMDFKQVEDGVTYGAPREESWLAAFGLTLTLVWIYLELLRLFQILSGDD; encoded by the coding sequence ATGAGGAGCAGTAACCCGGTCTTCTCGCGACGGGGGTTCAGCCGCGACAACGGCGGCTACGCGGGCTTCGAGGCACAACACGCGCAGGCCGGGACCGCGACCAACCCATACGCGACGAATCCTTACGCCACCGACCCCACCACCGGCATGCCGGCGGCGCCGGTCCGCGGCAACGCCATGACGATCGACGACGTCGTGAGCCGTACGGCCATGACGCTCGGCACCCTGATCGTGACGGCGACGCTGGCCTGGATCACGCTTCCCGTCGACCCGGCGAACGTCAACAAGTCGTACGGCTTCGCCGTCGGCGCGGCGCTCGTCGCGTTCGTCCTCGCGATGATCCAGAGCTTCAAGCGCAAGCCGTCCCCCGCGCTGATCCTGGGCTACGCGGCCTTCGAGGGCGTCTTCCTCGGCGTCATCAGCATGGTGACCAGCACCTACATCAGTCCGGGCGTGGTCGTCCAGGCCGTGCTCGGCACGATGTGCGTCTTCGCCGCCGTGCTCTTCGCGTACAAGATGCGCTGGATCCGCGTCACCCGCCGCTTCACCGGCTTCGTGATGGCCGCGGCCCTCGGCTTCGTCCTGCTGATGCTGGCGAACTCGCTGTTCGCCCTGTTCGGCGGCGGCGACGGCCTCGGCTTCCGCAGCGGCGGCCTGGGCATCGTCTTCGGTCTCCTCGGCGTCGTCCTCGGCGCCTGCTTCCTCGCCATGGACTTCAAGCAGGTCGAGGACGGCGTGACCTACGGCGCCCCGCGCGAGGAGTCCTGGCTGGCGGCCTTCGGCCTCACCCTGACCCTGGTGTGGATCTACCTGGAGCTGCTGCGCCTCTTCCAGATCCTCTCCGGCGACGACTAG
- a CDS encoding allantoate amidohydrolase, whose amino-acid sequence MSPTPEASAPRAAAAPAAAAGGGAGSFHTLWNELAPIGRHADSGGYRRYAWTGADADCRAWFRAQAESRGLAYEVDRNGNQWAWLGDPLAGDAVVTGSHLDSVPDGGAFDGPLGVVSSFAALDELRSRGASFSRPLAITNFGDEEGARFGLACVGSRLAAGQLTKEKAYELRDGDGVSLPDAMERAGHDPETIGADPERLARIGAFVELHVEQGRALDLSGDRVGIASAIWPHGRWRFDFHGEANHAGTTRLVDRRDPMLTYAATVLAARQEAALAGAVATFGKISVEPNGVNAIPSLVRGWLDSRASDQATLDTVVTAVEKAAREHADRDGIDLAVVRESFTPVVEFEHALRDELNRILGGSVPVLGTGAGHDAGILSAAVPTAMLFVRNPTGVSHSPREFAAEDDCVAGVLALADVLEGLACR is encoded by the coding sequence GTGAGCCCCACCCCCGAGGCATCCGCCCCCCGTGCCGCCGCCGCACCCGCGGCGGCGGCCGGGGGCGGCGCCGGCTCGTTCCACACCCTGTGGAACGAGCTCGCGCCCATCGGCCGCCACGCGGACAGCGGCGGGTACCGCCGCTACGCCTGGACCGGCGCCGACGCCGACTGCCGTGCCTGGTTCCGGGCGCAGGCCGAGTCCCGCGGCCTCGCCTACGAGGTGGACCGCAACGGCAACCAGTGGGCCTGGCTCGGCGACCCCCTCGCGGGCGACGCCGTCGTCACCGGCTCCCACCTGGACTCCGTCCCGGACGGCGGCGCCTTCGACGGCCCCCTCGGGGTGGTGTCCTCCTTCGCGGCCCTGGACGAACTCCGCTCCCGCGGCGCCTCGTTCTCCCGGCCGCTGGCCATCACCAACTTCGGCGACGAGGAAGGCGCCCGCTTCGGCCTGGCCTGCGTCGGCTCCCGGCTCGCCGCCGGACAGCTGACCAAGGAGAAGGCGTACGAGCTCCGCGACGGCGACGGCGTCAGCCTGCCCGACGCGATGGAGCGGGCCGGCCACGACCCCGAGACCATCGGAGCCGACCCCGAACGCCTCGCCCGCATCGGCGCCTTCGTCGAACTGCACGTCGAACAGGGCCGCGCCCTCGACCTGTCCGGGGACCGCGTCGGCATCGCCTCCGCGATCTGGCCGCACGGCCGCTGGCGGTTCGACTTCCACGGCGAGGCCAACCACGCCGGCACCACCCGCCTCGTGGACCGCCGCGACCCGATGCTGACGTACGCGGCGACCGTGCTCGCCGCCCGCCAGGAGGCGGCCCTCGCCGGGGCCGTCGCCACCTTCGGGAAGATCTCCGTCGAACCCAACGGGGTCAACGCCATCCCCTCCCTCGTGCGCGGCTGGCTCGACTCCCGGGCCTCCGACCAGGCCACCCTCGACACGGTCGTCACCGCCGTCGAGAAGGCCGCCCGCGAGCACGCCGACCGGGACGGCATCGACCTCGCCGTCGTCCGGGAGTCCTTCACCCCGGTCGTCGAGTTCGAGCACGCCCTGCGCGACGAGCTGAACCGGATCCTCGGCGGGAGCGTCCCCGTCCTCGGCACCGGGGCGGGACACGACGCCGGAATCCTCTCCGCCGCCGTCCCGACCGCGATGCTGTTCGTGCGGAACCCCACCGGGGTCTCCCACTCCCCGCGGGAGTTCGCCGCCGAGGACGACTGCGTGGCCGGCGTCCTCGCCCTCGCCGACGTACTGGAAGGCCTGGCATGCCGCTGA
- a CDS encoding cystathionine beta-synthase: MQFHDSMISLVGNTPLVKLNRVTEGLQATVLAKVEYFNPGGSVKDRIAVRMIEAAEQSGALKPGGTIVEPTSGNTGVGLAIVAQQKGYKCIFVCPDKVSMDKINVMRAYGAEVVVCPTAVDPEHPDSYYNVSDRLAREPGAWKPDQYSNPNNPRSHYETTGPELWDQTDGKITHFVAGVGTGGTISGTGNYLKEVSGGKVKVIGADPEGSVYSGGSGRPYLVEGVGEDFWPTAYDQNVTDEIIAVSDKDSFQMTRRLAKEEGLLVGGSCGMAVVAALRAAEGLGPDDVVVVLLPDSGRGYLSKIFSDEWMAGHGFLEEAGPAARIGDVLADKEGGIPSLVHMHPEETVGQAIEVLREYGVSQMPIVKPGAGHPDVMAAEVIGSVVEKELLASLFAQRASLGDPLEKHMSAPLPQVGSGEPVSELMAVLGEADAAIVLVEGKPTGVVSRQDLLAFLAKGAK; the protein is encoded by the coding sequence GTGCAATTCCACGACTCGATGATCAGCCTCGTCGGCAACACCCCGCTGGTGAAGCTCAACCGTGTGACCGAAGGCCTGCAGGCCACCGTCCTTGCGAAGGTCGAGTACTTCAATCCCGGTGGATCCGTGAAGGACCGGATCGCCGTCCGGATGATCGAGGCCGCCGAGCAGAGCGGTGCCCTCAAGCCCGGTGGCACCATCGTGGAGCCGACCAGCGGCAACACCGGCGTCGGACTCGCCATCGTGGCCCAGCAGAAGGGCTACAAGTGCATCTTCGTCTGCCCTGACAAGGTGTCCATGGACAAGATCAACGTGATGCGCGCGTACGGCGCGGAGGTCGTGGTCTGCCCGACCGCCGTCGACCCCGAGCACCCGGACTCGTACTACAACGTGTCCGACCGCCTCGCGCGCGAGCCCGGCGCCTGGAAGCCCGACCAGTACAGCAACCCGAACAACCCCCGTTCGCACTACGAGACCACCGGTCCCGAGCTGTGGGACCAGACGGACGGGAAGATCACCCACTTCGTCGCGGGCGTCGGCACGGGCGGCACGATCTCGGGTACGGGCAACTACCTCAAGGAGGTGTCCGGCGGCAAGGTCAAGGTCATCGGCGCCGACCCCGAGGGTTCCGTCTACTCCGGCGGCTCCGGCCGCCCGTACCTCGTCGAGGGCGTCGGCGAGGACTTCTGGCCGACCGCCTACGACCAGAACGTCACCGACGAGATCATCGCGGTGTCCGACAAGGACTCCTTCCAGATGACCCGCCGGCTGGCGAAGGAGGAGGGCCTGCTCGTCGGCGGCTCCTGCGGCATGGCCGTCGTCGCCGCGCTGCGCGCCGCCGAGGGCCTCGGCCCCGACGACGTCGTCGTCGTCCTGCTGCCCGACAGCGGCCGCGGCTACCTCAGCAAGATCTTCAGCGACGAGTGGATGGCCGGTCACGGCTTCCTGGAGGAAGCGGGCCCGGCGGCGCGCATCGGCGATGTCCTCGCCGACAAGGAGGGCGGCATCCCCTCCCTCGTGCACATGCACCCGGAGGAGACCGTCGGCCAGGCCATCGAGGTCCTGCGCGAGTACGGCGTCTCGCAGATGCCGATCGTCAAGCCCGGCGCCGGCCACCCCGACGTGATGGCCGCCGAGGTCATCGGCTCGGTCGTCGAGAAGGAACTCCTCGCATCGCTGTTCGCGCAGCGGGCCTCCCTCGGGGACCCGCTGGAGAAGCACATGAGCGCGCCGCTGCCGCAGGTCGGCTCCGGCGAGCCCGTGTCCGAGCTGATGGCGGTGCTCGGCGAGGCCGACGCGGCGATCGTGCTCGTCGAGGGCAAGCCCACCGGCGTCGTCAGCCGCCAGGACCTCCTGGCGTTCCTCGCCAAGGGCGCGAAGTAG
- a CDS encoding acetyl-CoA C-acetyltransferase, producing MPEAVIVSTARSPIGRAGKGSLKDVRPDDLTATIIQAALAKVPGLDPREIDDLMLGCGLPGGEQGHNLGRIVAVQMGMDFLPGTTITRYCSSSLQTSRMALHAIKAGEGDVFISAGVEMVSRFAKGSSDGLPDTHNPLFADAEARTAAVAQSEGSSWHDPREDGLIPDAYIAMGQTAENLARLKGVTRQDMDEFGVRSQNLAEEAIKNGFWAREITPVTTPDGTVVSTDDGPRAGVTLEGVSGLKPVFRPDGLITAANCCPLNDGAAALVIMSDTKARELGLTPLARIVSTGVTGLSPEIMGLGPVEASKQALKRAGLTVGDIDLFEINEAFAAQVIPSYRDLEIPLEKLNVNGGGIAVGHPFGMTGARITGTLINSLQFHDKQFGLETMCVGGGQGMAMVIERLS from the coding sequence ATGCCCGAAGCCGTCATCGTTTCCACCGCCCGCTCTCCCATCGGGCGCGCCGGCAAGGGGTCCCTCAAGGACGTGCGGCCGGACGACCTGACCGCGACGATCATCCAGGCCGCCCTCGCCAAGGTCCCCGGGCTGGACCCGCGCGAGATCGACGACCTGATGCTCGGCTGTGGTCTCCCCGGCGGCGAGCAGGGCCACAACCTGGGCCGCATCGTGGCCGTGCAGATGGGCATGGACTTCCTGCCGGGCACCACGATCACCCGTTACTGCTCCTCCTCGCTCCAGACCTCCCGCATGGCGCTGCACGCCATCAAGGCGGGCGAGGGCGACGTCTTCATCTCCGCGGGCGTCGAGATGGTCTCCCGCTTCGCGAAGGGCTCCTCGGACGGCCTGCCGGACACCCACAACCCGCTGTTCGCCGACGCCGAGGCCCGTACGGCCGCCGTCGCGCAGAGCGAGGGCTCGTCCTGGCACGACCCGCGCGAGGACGGCCTGATCCCGGACGCGTACATCGCTATGGGGCAGACCGCCGAGAACCTGGCCCGCCTCAAGGGCGTGACCCGTCAGGACATGGACGAGTTCGGCGTCCGCTCCCAGAACCTGGCCGAGGAGGCCATCAAGAACGGCTTCTGGGCGCGCGAGATCACCCCGGTCACCACGCCGGACGGCACGGTCGTCTCGACCGACGACGGCCCGCGCGCCGGCGTGACCCTGGAGGGCGTCTCGGGCCTGAAGCCCGTCTTCCGCCCCGACGGCCTGATCACGGCCGCCAACTGCTGCCCGCTGAACGACGGCGCCGCGGCGCTGGTCATCATGAGCGACACCAAGGCGCGGGAGCTGGGCCTGACCCCGCTGGCGCGGATCGTGTCCACCGGTGTCACCGGCCTCTCCCCGGAGATCATGGGCCTCGGCCCGGTCGAGGCGTCGAAGCAGGCCCTGAAGCGGGCCGGGCTGACCGTCGGCGACATCGACCTGTTCGAGATCAACGAGGCCTTCGCCGCCCAGGTCATCCCCTCCTACCGGGACCTGGAGATCCCCCTGGAGAAGCTGAACGTCAACGGCGGCGGCATCGCCGTCGGTCACCCGTTCGGGATGACCGGTGCCCGCATCACCGGCACGCTGATCAACAGCCTGCAGTTCCACGACAAGCAGTTCGGCCTGGAGACGATGTGCGTGGGCGGCGGCCAGGGCATGGCCATGGTCATCGAGCGCCTGAGCTGA
- a CDS encoding MurR/RpiR family transcriptional regulator has product MSDSPAARLQKLFEGHRLTPTQRRIAHCMVRGAAEVPFLSSVELAELAGVSQPSVTRFAVALGFDGYPALRRHLREVAPAGRPEPAREDSYNEYQQAVQGEIENLRRLSAMLADPAPVEEAGRLLAGSAPLPVLGLRAASSQARGFAYFAAKVHPDVRLLDEGGSMLADRIDAAAAAGASALLCFALPRHPREVVEALEHARASGLTTVTVADSPFAPVARHCDLLIPAPVGTGLAFDTACAPMLLGRVLLEAMADALPDAQARLESFDARAVARGLFVE; this is encoded by the coding sequence ATGAGCGACAGCCCGGCCGCACGGCTGCAGAAGCTGTTCGAGGGGCACCGGCTGACGCCGACCCAGCGGCGGATCGCGCACTGCATGGTGCGCGGCGCCGCGGAGGTGCCCTTCCTGTCGAGCGTGGAGCTCGCCGAGCTGGCCGGGGTGAGCCAGCCGTCGGTGACCCGCTTCGCGGTGGCGCTTGGCTTCGACGGGTACCCGGCGCTCCGCCGCCACCTGCGCGAGGTGGCGCCCGCCGGCAGGCCGGAGCCCGCGCGGGAGGACTCGTACAACGAGTACCAGCAGGCCGTCCAGGGCGAGATCGAGAACCTGCGGCGGCTCTCGGCGATGCTCGCCGATCCGGCGCCGGTGGAGGAGGCGGGCCGGCTGCTGGCCGGTTCGGCGCCGCTGCCGGTGCTGGGGCTGCGCGCGGCGTCCTCGCAGGCGCGCGGGTTCGCGTACTTCGCGGCGAAGGTGCACCCCGACGTACGGCTCCTCGACGAGGGCGGCTCCATGCTCGCCGACCGGATCGACGCGGCGGCCGCCGCCGGGGCCTCGGCGCTGCTGTGCTTCGCGCTGCCCCGCCACCCCCGGGAGGTGGTGGAGGCGCTGGAGCACGCGCGGGCGTCCGGGCTGACGACGGTGACGGTCGCCGACTCGCCGTTCGCGCCCGTCGCCCGCCACTGCGACCTGCTGATCCCGGCGCCGGTCGGCACCGGGCTGGCCTTCGACACGGCGTGTGCGCCGATGCTGCTGGGCCGGGTGCTGCTGGAGGCCATGGCGGACGCCCTGCCCGACGCGCAGGCGCGGCTGGAGTCCTTCGACGCGCGGGCCGTGGCGCGCGGGCTGTTCGTGGAGTGA
- a CDS encoding DUF4287 domain-containing protein translates to MSVEFSEQTHRNMIDRIHRTTGREISDWLRTVDEGPSLHRFEEKVSWLRGAHELSYGQAKAIIHEYDLRRAARRFG, encoded by the coding sequence ATGTCCGTAGAGTTCTCCGAGCAGACCCACCGCAACATGATCGACAGAATCCACCGGACCACCGGTCGTGAGATCTCCGACTGGCTCCGCACCGTCGACGAGGGCCCCTCCCTCCACCGGTTCGAGGAGAAGGTCAGCTGGCTGCGCGGCGCGCACGAGCTCTCGTACGGCCAGGCCAAGGCGATCATCCACGAGTACGACCTGCGCAGAGCCGCACGCCGGTTCGGCTGA
- a CDS encoding diaminopimelate decarboxylase, whose amino-acid sequence MASQTPERTPLPDPATLRDLAVRAAVGQGLLDREPVTCLLDVAGIRARAASLTAAFDAAAAPGTPVLHTFAVKAAPLVPVLRLLADAGIGCEVASPGELALARAAGVPAERTVLDSPAKTEAELREALALGIAVNADNAQELERLDALMAAGPPTRSPIGLRINPQTGAGTIDALSTATSTSKFGFALRDPGARERLVRAFLDRPWLTRLHTHSGSQGVPLALIAQGVREVHALAEEVNAAAGRRRIDTLDIGGGLPVNFASDEHSPTYAAYVEALRAAVPALFDGSYGLVTEFGRSLLAKQGLILARVEYTKETGGRPIAVTHAGVQLATRTVYAPASWPLRILAYGAKGEPRTGPPVAQDIAGPACFAGDLLATARELPGLRPGDVIAVPDTGAYFFTAHYGYNSLPRPSVHGFTATPGGGIRFAPARPAQPLADLVTEAGGAFRDALL is encoded by the coding sequence ATGGCCTCCCAGACGCCCGAACGGACGCCCCTCCCGGACCCCGCCACCCTGCGTGACCTGGCCGTACGGGCCGCGGTCGGACAGGGGCTGCTGGACCGCGAGCCCGTGACCTGCCTCCTCGACGTGGCCGGGATCCGCGCCCGCGCCGCGTCCCTGACCGCCGCCTTCGACGCCGCGGCCGCGCCCGGAACACCCGTCCTGCACACCTTCGCGGTGAAAGCCGCCCCCCTGGTCCCGGTCCTGCGGCTGCTCGCGGACGCCGGCATCGGCTGCGAGGTGGCCAGCCCCGGCGAGCTCGCGCTGGCCCGGGCGGCCGGGGTCCCGGCGGAGCGGACGGTGCTGGACTCCCCCGCCAAGACGGAGGCCGAGCTGCGCGAGGCGCTGGCCCTGGGCATCGCCGTCAACGCCGACAACGCCCAGGAACTGGAACGGCTCGACGCGCTGATGGCGGCGGGCCCGCCCACCCGGTCCCCGATCGGGCTGCGGATCAACCCGCAGACCGGCGCCGGCACCATCGACGCCCTGTCCACGGCCACCTCCACCTCGAAGTTCGGTTTCGCGCTGCGCGACCCGGGCGCCCGGGAGCGGCTCGTGCGCGCCTTCCTCGACCGGCCCTGGCTGACCCGCCTGCACACCCACTCCGGCTCGCAGGGGGTGCCGCTGGCCCTGATCGCGCAGGGCGTCCGCGAGGTCCACGCGCTGGCCGAGGAGGTCAACGCGGCGGCCGGGCGGCGCCGGATCGACACCCTCGACATCGGCGGCGGCCTGCCGGTCAACTTCGCCTCCGACGAGCACTCCCCCACGTACGCCGCGTACGTCGAGGCCCTGCGCGCGGCCGTCCCCGCGCTCTTCGACGGCTCGTACGGGCTGGTCACCGAGTTCGGCCGGTCGCTGCTGGCCAAGCAGGGCCTGATCCTGGCCCGGGTCGAGTACACGAAGGAGACCGGGGGCCGGCCCATCGCCGTGACCCACGCCGGGGTGCAGCTGGCGACCCGCACGGTGTACGCCCCCGCGTCCTGGCCGCTGCGGATCCTCGCCTACGGCGCCAAGGGCGAGCCGCGCACCGGCCCGCCGGTGGCCCAGGACATCGCGGGCCCGGCCTGTTTCGCCGGGGACCTGCTCGCCACCGCCCGGGAGCTGCCCGGGCTCCGGCCGGGCGACGTGATCGCCGTCCCGGACACCGGCGCGTACTTCTTCACCGCCCACTACGGCTACAACAGCCTCCCGCGCCCGTCCGTCCACGGTTTCACGGCCACCCCCGGCGGCGGGATCCGCTTCGCCCCGGCCCGCCCGGCCCAGCCCCTCGCGGACCTCGTCACGGAGGCGGGGGGCGCCTTCCGCGACGCGCTGCTCTGA